The genomic segment GCGCCAGCTCGCGCCTGAAGAGGACGATATAATCACGCGGTGCCCGGGAGACCGGCAAGACGAGCAGTCCGGCAGCTCTCCCCGCATATTGCTCCGCAGGAGGAAAGACGGCGGAAAGGTTTTCGCGGACGTAGACCCTGCTGGCCGCCGTCGTATTCAGGAACCCGACAAGCGGCTTGAACTCCTCTTCCGTCGGCGTGCTGCCATGGCTCAGGAACTTTCCATCCAGCCAGCCGACGACCCCGTCAAACGGAATAACGTCCTCCATTGCCGAGACGATCGTCTCAAAATTATCCACGATGGCGGATTGCTCTGCTATCTGCACCATCAGCTTGTCGTGCAGGATACGTGCCCGCCGGGCCTCGTCCTGTTGGTCGTCGCCCTTCTTCTGGTCGAGAATCAGGGAGAACATCTGGCCGAAGAGTTCCGCGGCCGTCCGCAACTCGTAAGACAGGACTTTCGGCGTGCGGTGATGGCAGGAGAACAGGCCCCACAGCTTTCCGCGCCGGATGATGGAAATCGACATGGAGGCGCCGACCCCCATGTTTCTCAGGTATTCGAGATGTATCGGAGAGACCGACCGGGTGACGCTCATCGACAGGTCCAGCGGCTCGCCATCCGCATTCGTCGCCGGAAGGATCTCATGCCCGTCATCGCTGACATCGCTTATGATGCGGAGAAGATTGCGCAGATAAAGCGCCCGCGCCTGTTTTGGAATATCCGTAGCCGGATAGCGTAGCCCCTTGTACGGCTCCATACCCGATGCAAGCGCTTCGGCAATCACGGTTCCGCTGTCATCAGGGTTGAACATGTACACCATGACCCGGTCGAACTGGGTCAGCGCCTTCAGGTGACGCGCTGCGGCATTGCACAGGGACTCGACTGTATCCACCTTCCCAATCCAGTCGATCATCGGCCGGACATCGGAAATATGGTCGCGCTTGACTTCCTCGTCATGGTTCTCGATTTCGATAATGATCGAGCGCCCCGAAAGGTGAACCGCCATATCCTTCAGGCCAAATCCTTCGACCAGTTGGATACCGAACAGGCGCTCGACCGCATCTTCGGATCCGAGCCGCTGGAGGCGGGACCGGATATCGTCAACAACGTCAGCGCCGAAACACTCTGCCAGCGGCTTGCCGATCAAATCGCCCACAGCGAGCCCGGTGAACGCTTCGATATTGGTAGAAGCGTGGTTCACGATCCAGTCGGATGAAACGGAAATCAGTGCGCCGAAAGACTGGACACGTCCAAGAATGTGGATCGGTTCACGGTCGCAATTTGTGAGATCGACCTGCCCCGAATTTGCGGTCGTCTGGGTCGGCTTATCTGACA from the uncultured Hyphomonas sp. genome contains:
- a CDS encoding HWE histidine kinase domain-containing protein; this encodes MVSDKPTQTTANSGQVDLTNCDREPIHILGRVQSFGALISVSSDWIVNHASTNIEAFTGLAVGDLIGKPLAECFGADVVDDIRSRLQRLGSEDAVERLFGIQLVEGFGLKDMAVHLSGRSIIIEIENHDEEVKRDHISDVRPMIDWIGKVDTVESLCNAAARHLKALTQFDRVMVYMFNPDDSGTVIAEALASGMEPYKGLRYPATDIPKQARALYLRNLLRIISDVSDDGHEILPATNADGEPLDLSMSVTRSVSPIHLEYLRNMGVGASMSISIIRRGKLWGLFSCHHRTPKVLSYELRTAAELFGQMFSLILDQKKGDDQQDEARRARILHDKLMVQIAEQSAIVDNFETIVSAMEDVIPFDGVVGWLDGKFLSHGSTPTEEEFKPLVGFLNTTAASRVYVRENLSAVFPPAEQYAGRAAGLLVLPVSRAPRDYIVLFRRELAQSVLWAGNPDKPVETGPDGDRLTPRKSFKVWQQTVRNQSAPWTDGEVSAAESLRVTLLEVVLRITDAANKEQARSQERQEILIAELNHRVRNVLGLIRSLISQTKHEGRSISEFTDIIGGRIQALARAHDQITAEKWAPASLCELISVEMESYLGEQSSRVIVSGVDALIKPSAFTTFAMVLHELVTNSAKYGSLSDHTGKVTIELTRQPDQGLRIQWREIDGPPISTPPVRRGFGSTIIERSIPFELNGETEVHYKVTGLEADFYIPSGHIAGFVEIGGAVELDPQMDAGADNVLSGDVLLLEDNMIIALETEDVLGALGASTVHTAVRCAEAFDILNTKKISFALLDINLKDETSLPVAHYLVEKGIPFIFASGYGDTTAFTKQFSGVRVVQKPYDKSSIAVALQ